One region of Micromonospora lupini genomic DNA includes:
- a CDS encoding carboxymuconolactone decarboxylase family protein, which produces MSLTVAGLTRRATFAHLRHVSPVPPETAPVQVRQVYEQVERDFGLLAPPIALHAAAPELLAAAWCILRETLLVSGTTSRREREVVAAAVSAANDCPYCVDVHQAAVRGLGGRRASPPPLPAVLSPELIGVAVDFHYLNRMVNVFLRDSPLAAVPAPLLGGARSAAARVMGRLAGREAVAGQSLPLLPGTAGTVRRLPDDLRWAAELPHVAAAMTGAAAVVEDAGQRSVPPAVRQLVRESLVDGTVAPGDLAGATDWLDSRLVGLSSADLATGRLAMLVAFTSYRVPDSAVAAVRAEGHDDAALLGLAAWAALTAARRHGDALATAYEANC; this is translated from the coding sequence ATGAGTCTCACGGTCGCCGGGCTCACCCGGCGGGCCACCTTCGCGCACCTGCGGCACGTCTCCCCGGTGCCTCCGGAGACCGCGCCGGTCCAGGTCCGCCAGGTGTACGAGCAGGTCGAACGCGACTTCGGCCTGCTCGCACCGCCCATCGCCCTGCACGCCGCCGCGCCGGAACTGCTCGCCGCGGCCTGGTGCATCCTGCGCGAGACCCTGCTCGTCTCGGGCACGACGAGCCGTCGCGAGCGCGAGGTGGTGGCGGCAGCGGTGTCGGCCGCCAACGACTGTCCCTACTGCGTGGACGTCCACCAGGCGGCCGTACGCGGGCTCGGGGGCCGACGTGCCTCGCCGCCGCCGCTACCGGCGGTCCTGTCGCCGGAGCTGATCGGCGTGGCAGTCGACTTCCACTACCTCAACCGCATGGTGAACGTCTTCCTGCGGGACTCGCCGCTGGCGGCGGTTCCCGCTCCCCTGCTCGGTGGCGCCCGCAGCGCCGCGGCGCGGGTGATGGGTCGGCTGGCCGGCCGGGAGGCGGTGGCCGGGCAGTCCCTGCCACTGCTGCCCGGAACGGCCGGCACGGTGCGGCGCCTGCCGGACGACCTCCGGTGGGCGGCGGAGCTGCCCCACGTGGCGGCGGCCATGACGGGAGCGGCGGCGGTGGTCGAGGACGCCGGGCAGCGGTCGGTGCCGCCCGCCGTGCGGCAGCTCGTGCGCGAGAGCCTGGTCGACGGCACCGTCGCCCCGGGCGACCTCGCGGGGGCCACGGACTGGCTCGACTCGCGGCTTGTCGGTCTGTCCTCGGCGGACCTGGCGACCGGGCGACTGGCGATGCTTGTCGCCTTCACCTCGTACCGGGTGCCCGACTCGGCGGTGGCCGCCGTCCGTGCCGAGGGCCACGACGACGCGGCGCTGCTCGGCCTGGCGGCCTGGGCCGCCCTGACGGCGGCGCGCCGGCACGGCGACGCGCTCGCCACGGCGTACGAAGCGAACTGTTGA
- a CDS encoding SCP2 sterol-binding domain-containing protein, which produces MTTDNADPAALAPRDLAILVKRTPLPEVRALMSGERRDALLREVFRRMPDVFRADRAAGLDAVIHWVIGDRPDGGVDRYQLEIADGVCRVSPVADREPNLTLTIGGADFLLVVTGNAHPVVLTMKGRLRTRGDLALIAKFPSLFDVPKV; this is translated from the coding sequence ATGACCACAGACAACGCCGATCCGGCGGCGCTGGCGCCCCGTGATCTCGCCATCCTCGTCAAGCGCACCCCGCTGCCGGAGGTCCGCGCGCTGATGAGTGGGGAACGCCGGGACGCCCTGCTGCGGGAGGTCTTCCGGCGGATGCCGGACGTGTTCCGGGCCGACCGGGCGGCCGGTCTCGACGCGGTCATCCACTGGGTGATCGGTGACCGGCCCGACGGCGGTGTCGACCGCTACCAACTGGAGATCGCGGACGGGGTGTGCCGGGTGTCGCCCGTCGCCGATCGGGAGCCGAATCTGACGTTGACGATCGGCGGCGCCGATTTCCTGCTGGTGGTGACCGGCAACGCGCATCCGGTCGTGCTCACGATGAAGGGCCGGCTGCGTACCCGGGGCGACCTCGCGCTTATCGCGAAGTTCCCCTCCCTGTTCGACGTGCCGAAGGTCTGA
- a CDS encoding DUF1702 family protein, translated as MSRVFGSMRRMVLAPSLEQVSFAALGFPVTASATTVHLEAIPQAVVCGFEWAIEGPRVAELERRLALVDPERRGFAYEGATMAYTVLDATAGGSRTRELLEGPGRPHYFLACIGIGFAMARLPRVLWRKVLPDLTGIPYHPTMSWLAVDGYGFDKAYFDQKTWIVGQRRPQSYPWQGHADYFPRAFDQGVGRALWFRHAADPAAVAATVDGFAAPRRADLWSGVGLAATFAGGCDTAGFESLRALAGEHGRHLAQGAVFAAKARTWAGYCPEHTETAVRALTGLSSEAAAELADAAAVDGHGDGPAYEQWRRVIRERIAQPAGISDS; from the coding sequence ATGTCGAGAGTGTTCGGGTCGATGCGCCGCATGGTTCTCGCGCCTTCGCTGGAGCAGGTCTCCTTCGCCGCGCTCGGATTCCCGGTCACGGCGTCCGCGACCACTGTGCACCTGGAGGCGATTCCGCAGGCGGTGGTCTGCGGCTTCGAGTGGGCGATCGAGGGTCCGCGCGTCGCCGAGCTGGAACGCCGGCTCGCTCTCGTGGACCCGGAACGCCGTGGCTTCGCGTACGAGGGCGCGACGATGGCCTACACGGTGCTCGATGCCACGGCAGGCGGCTCCCGTACCCGTGAGCTGCTGGAAGGGCCGGGGCGCCCGCACTACTTCCTCGCCTGCATCGGCATCGGCTTCGCGATGGCCCGGCTGCCGCGCGTGTTGTGGCGCAAGGTGCTGCCGGACCTCACCGGGATCCCGTACCACCCGACGATGAGCTGGCTGGCCGTCGACGGCTACGGCTTCGACAAGGCGTACTTCGACCAGAAGACCTGGATCGTCGGGCAGCGGAGGCCGCAGTCGTACCCCTGGCAGGGGCACGCCGACTACTTCCCGCGGGCGTTCGACCAGGGAGTCGGCCGGGCGCTGTGGTTCCGGCACGCGGCGGACCCGGCGGCGGTGGCGGCGACCGTCGACGGCTTCGCGGCCCCGCGCCGCGCGGACCTGTGGAGCGGTGTGGGGCTGGCTGCGACGTTCGCCGGCGGGTGCGACACCGCGGGCTTCGAGTCGTTGCGGGCGCTGGCCGGCGAGCACGGCCGGCACCTCGCCCAGGGCGCGGTCTTCGCGGCCAAGGCGCGGACGTGGGCGGGCTACTGCCCGGAGCACACCGAGACGGCGGTGCGGGCGCTGACCGGCCTGTCGTCGGAGGCCGCCGCCGAACTGGCCGACGCCGCGGCGGTCGACGGGCACGGCGACGGGCCGGCCTACGAGCAGTGGCGGCGGGTGATCCGCGAGCGGATCGCCCAGCCCGCCGGCATCAGCGACAGCTAG
- a CDS encoding TIGR03084 family metal-binding protein — protein MTEQQHPRVIADLAADGDDLDRLVGDLDVAAWALPTPAPGWTVAHQIAHLAATFRMAGLAAADPEQFVAMTGRLGADFNANVTAALSGYLAEEPAELLRRWRDERAWAEKSLGALPMNQLVPWLVRPLPAAVLAMAGMMELFAHGQDIADALGVRRTFTDRIGQIVGFAVRTWDFGYQARGLETPDVEFRFEITAPSGALWEFGPEDSPERVTGPAEDFCLLVTRRRHRDDLAVRAQGEIATHWLEIAQAYRGPAGPGRESGQFADRAN, from the coding sequence GTGACCGAACAACAGCATCCCAGGGTGATCGCCGATCTGGCCGCCGACGGCGACGATCTCGACCGTCTGGTCGGCGACCTCGACGTGGCCGCGTGGGCGTTGCCGACCCCCGCGCCCGGCTGGACCGTCGCCCACCAGATCGCCCACCTGGCGGCCACCTTCCGGATGGCCGGGCTGGCGGCAGCCGACCCCGAACAGTTCGTCGCCATGACGGGACGGCTGGGCGCCGACTTCAACGCCAACGTCACCGCGGCACTGTCCGGCTACCTCGCCGAGGAGCCCGCCGAGTTGTTGCGGCGCTGGCGTGACGAGCGGGCGTGGGCCGAGAAATCGCTGGGCGCCCTGCCGATGAACCAGCTCGTCCCATGGTTGGTACGCCCGCTGCCGGCGGCGGTGCTGGCCATGGCCGGGATGATGGAACTCTTCGCCCATGGCCAGGACATCGCCGACGCCCTCGGCGTCCGGCGCACGTTCACCGACCGGATCGGCCAGATCGTGGGTTTCGCGGTCCGAACCTGGGACTTCGGTTACCAGGCGCGCGGCCTCGAAACCCCGGACGTCGAGTTCCGCTTCGAGATCACCGCCCCGTCGGGCGCGCTGTGGGAGTTCGGCCCCGAAGACTCGCCGGAGCGCGTCACCGGGCCCGCGGAGGACTTCTGTCTCCTGGTCACCCGCCGCCGACACCGCGACGATCTCGCGGTCCGTGCCCAGGGGGAGATCGCCACGCACTGGTTGGAGATCGCCCAGGCATATCGGGGCCCCGCCGGCCCCGGCCGGGAGTCGGGTCAGTTCGCGGATCGGGCCAACTGA
- a CDS encoding MFS transporter, which translates to MDTAQLAGTVAPPDSRRWWALVLLCTANFMVILDTQIVILALPTIGTELQLTPSAAQWVLSANLVTFGGLLLLGGRAADLLGRRRMFFVGTVLFLLVSLASGFAWNGEVLITARAVHGLSAALMAPTALSILTSMFPEGRERHLALAGWAGIAGVGATVGLLIGGWLTSSFGWPAVFFVNVPVALLMLALIPVLLRESRDLNARRTYDVAGAVTSTAALVLVIYALVSAPSEGWLSVQTLGTAAAAIVLAGVFVAIEARSSEPLLPLRLLRSPTLVGGNLVMVTMIMCAFGMSVTIAQYTQGPLGDTALESGIRQSIMPLMALVGSYAGQSFITRYGFRPVAAICLVLLGAGSLLLAQAVASGGSSVGLFIGLFVFGTGLGLGTVAASAAALAGVAETDLGLASGMNTASQQIGGGLGIAIVSTVLVSFSTDAAPAAGFRPAFITCAIFTAVGLVIAIALLGGRRQAAPVDLATVPRH; encoded by the coding sequence ATGGACACAGCTCAGCTCGCCGGCACCGTAGCGCCGCCGGACTCGCGCCGATGGTGGGCGCTCGTCCTGCTGTGCACCGCGAACTTCATGGTCATTCTCGACACGCAGATCGTCATCCTGGCGCTGCCGACGATCGGCACCGAGCTCCAGTTGACCCCCAGCGCGGCCCAGTGGGTGCTCAGCGCCAACCTCGTCACCTTCGGTGGCCTGCTGCTGCTCGGTGGCCGAGCCGCCGACCTGCTCGGGCGTCGCCGGATGTTCTTCGTCGGCACGGTGCTGTTCCTGCTGGTCTCGCTGGCCTCGGGCTTCGCGTGGAACGGTGAGGTGCTAATCACCGCCCGGGCCGTGCACGGCCTCTCGGCGGCCCTGATGGCGCCGACCGCGCTCTCGATCCTCACCAGCATGTTCCCCGAGGGCCGCGAGCGGCATCTCGCCCTGGCCGGCTGGGCCGGCATCGCCGGTGTCGGCGCGACAGTGGGTCTGCTCATCGGCGGCTGGCTCACCAGCAGCTTCGGCTGGCCCGCCGTCTTCTTCGTCAACGTGCCGGTGGCGCTTCTGATGCTGGCCCTCATCCCGGTTCTGCTGCGCGAGAGCCGGGACCTGAACGCCAGGCGCACGTACGATGTCGCGGGCGCCGTGACGAGCACCGCGGCGCTGGTTCTCGTGATCTACGCCCTCGTGAGCGCGCCGTCGGAGGGCTGGCTCAGCGTCCAGACCCTGGGCACCGCCGCCGCGGCGATCGTGCTGGCCGGAGTGTTCGTCGCCATCGAGGCGCGGTCCAGCGAGCCCCTGCTGCCGCTGCGGCTGCTGCGCTCGCCGACGCTTGTCGGCGGCAACCTGGTCATGGTCACCATGATCATGTGTGCCTTCGGGATGTCGGTGACCATCGCCCAGTACACCCAGGGCCCGCTCGGGGACACCGCTCTGGAATCCGGCATCCGGCAGTCGATCATGCCACTGATGGCGTTGGTCGGCTCGTACGCCGGGCAGTCGTTCATCACGCGGTACGGCTTCCGGCCGGTGGCGGCGATCTGCCTCGTCCTGCTCGGGGCCGGCAGCCTGCTGCTGGCGCAGGCCGTGGCGTCCGGTGGGTCGTCCGTCGGGCTGTTCATTGGCCTGTTCGTCTTCGGCACCGGCCTGGGACTCGGCACGGTCGCGGCCTCGGCGGCCGCTCTCGCCGGTGTCGCCGAAACCGATCTCGGCCTCGCGTCGGGGATGAACACCGCCTCCCAGCAGATCGGCGGCGGTCTGGGGATCGCCATCGTGTCGACGGTGCTCGTCTCCTTCTCGACCGACGCCGCGCCGGCGGCGGGCTTCCGCCCCGCGTTCATCACCTGCGCGATCTTCACAGCCGTCGGGCTCGTCATCGCCATCGCCCTGCTGGGCGGACGCCGGCAGGCGGCTCCCGTCGATCTCGCGACCGTCCCTCGGCACTGA
- a CDS encoding FAD-dependent oxidoreductase encodes MGVPLIEHAVVLGGSVAGSLAARVLSPACERVTVVDRDDLFGPVEPRQAAPQGHHIHALLARGQQILEELFPGFTDELVAGGVPIGDFGTSLSWYFNGQMIRKAETGLVCVASGRPLLESRVRARVRALGNVTYRERTDIVGLVASPDRQRIAGVRVQGRAPGAPEEVLDADLVVDTTGRGSRTPLWLEELGYQRVPEERVKMDLTYTTMDFHGPLSFDPIGEDIALLPVATPAQPRGAIFARMPDRYAVSLTGILGDRPPTDHDGFLAYVQSLPVPEIYKAVRDAEPMGKAASFRFPASIRRRYDRLARTPDGLIVLGDAACVFNPVYGQGMTVAAMSARLLGEHVRSGPPTPRAFFRDLSRLIDAPWDMSAGADLGFPGVVGRRTAKVRMGNVYIPRLQAAAAHDGVLTTAFLRSAGLVDPPQALMRPAIISRVLRSRR; translated from the coding sequence ATGGGCGTTCCGCTGATTGAGCATGCGGTGGTCCTCGGCGGCAGCGTCGCCGGATCACTGGCGGCCCGGGTCTTGTCTCCGGCCTGCGAGAGGGTCACCGTCGTCGATCGCGACGACCTCTTCGGGCCGGTCGAGCCCCGCCAGGCGGCACCGCAGGGTCACCACATCCACGCTCTGCTCGCCCGCGGCCAGCAGATCCTGGAGGAGCTGTTCCCGGGTTTCACCGACGAGCTGGTGGCCGGCGGGGTGCCGATCGGCGACTTCGGCACCAGCCTCAGTTGGTACTTCAACGGCCAGATGATCCGTAAGGCCGAGACCGGATTGGTGTGTGTCGCCAGTGGACGCCCGCTGCTCGAATCGCGTGTACGCGCCCGCGTTCGGGCTCTCGGCAACGTCACCTATCGGGAGCGCACCGACATCGTGGGCCTGGTCGCGTCGCCGGACCGGCAGCGGATAGCCGGTGTCCGCGTGCAGGGGCGTGCGCCGGGCGCACCCGAGGAGGTCCTCGACGCCGATCTGGTCGTCGACACCACAGGGCGTGGCTCGCGGACCCCGCTCTGGCTGGAGGAGCTGGGCTACCAGCGGGTGCCCGAGGAGCGGGTCAAGATGGACCTGACGTACACCACTATGGACTTTCACGGTCCGCTGTCGTTCGACCCGATCGGCGAGGACATCGCGCTGCTCCCGGTCGCCACCCCGGCGCAGCCGCGCGGCGCCATCTTCGCCCGGATGCCCGACCGGTACGCCGTCTCGCTTACCGGCATCCTGGGCGACCGGCCGCCGACCGACCACGATGGATTCCTGGCGTACGTGCAGTCCCTGCCCGTACCGGAGATCTACAAGGCGGTCCGCGACGCCGAGCCGATGGGGAAGGCGGCTTCTTTCCGGTTCCCGGCGAGCATCCGTCGGCGCTACGATCGGCTGGCGCGGACGCCGGATGGGCTGATCGTCCTCGGTGACGCCGCGTGTGTCTTCAATCCCGTCTACGGCCAGGGCATGACGGTGGCGGCGATGTCCGCCCGATTGCTTGGCGAGCACGTGCGTTCCGGTCCGCCGACGCCGCGGGCCTTCTTCCGCGACCTGTCTCGGCTCATCGACGCGCCGTGGGACATGTCAGCCGGAGCCGATCTCGGCTTCCCCGGTGTGGTGGGCCGACGGACGGCGAAGGTGCGGATGGGCAATGTCTACATCCCCCGCCTGCAGGCGGCAGCGGCCCACGACGGCGTGCTGACGACTGCCTTCCTGCGCTCCGCGGGCCTGGTCGATCCGCCGCAGGCGCTCATGCGCCCCGCAATCATCTCCCGCGTGCTGCGCTCGCGGCGCTGA
- a CDS encoding epoxide hydrolase family protein, with protein MKPFRIDIPQADVDDLRRRLADTRWPADSPTEDWSRGVPASYLRELVEYWRTGYDWRAAERRLNSFSQFTTEVGGTNVHFLHVRSPEPDATPVIITHGWPGSFAEFVDIIGPLTDPRAHGGDPATACHLVIPTIPGFGFSGAPSGPGWTMPRVAAAWAELMAGLGYQRYVVQGGDFGAWISLVLAGLDHEHVIGAHVNFLPTPPSGDPADLAGLTEVEGGRLGLLMNYVDDQSGYMKIQATRPQTLAYALNDSPVGQLAWIVEKLHEWSDSTKVPEEAIDRDRILTNVMLYWLTGAGASSAHFYYDNAELLPIAKTPPPPPPPLPVPLGVAIFPRDPGQPVRRFAERGFPNIVQWTEFERGGHFAAMEQPDLLVGDLRSFIATLRS; from the coding sequence ATGAAACCGTTCCGGATCGACATTCCGCAGGCCGACGTGGACGATCTGCGCCGCCGTCTCGCCGACACGCGCTGGCCTGCCGACTCGCCCACTGAGGACTGGAGCCGGGGCGTGCCGGCGAGCTACCTGCGCGAGCTGGTGGAGTACTGGCGAACCGGTTACGACTGGCGTGCCGCCGAGCGCCGGCTCAACTCCTTCTCGCAGTTCACCACCGAGGTCGGCGGCACCAACGTGCACTTCCTGCACGTCCGCTCCCCCGAGCCGGACGCCACCCCCGTGATCATCACGCACGGCTGGCCCGGTTCCTTCGCCGAGTTCGTCGACATCATCGGCCCGCTCACCGACCCGCGCGCACACGGTGGCGACCCGGCGACGGCCTGCCACCTGGTCATCCCCACCATTCCCGGCTTCGGGTTCTCCGGGGCGCCAAGCGGTCCGGGCTGGACCATGCCGCGGGTCGCCGCCGCCTGGGCGGAGCTGATGGCCGGCCTGGGCTACCAGCGGTACGTCGTCCAGGGCGGCGACTTCGGCGCCTGGATCAGCCTGGTGCTGGCGGGCCTCGACCACGAGCACGTCATCGGCGCGCACGTGAACTTCCTGCCGACGCCGCCCTCCGGCGACCCCGCCGACCTGGCCGGACTGACCGAGGTCGAGGGAGGCCGACTGGGACTGCTGATGAACTACGTCGACGACCAGTCCGGGTACATGAAGATCCAGGCCACCCGGCCGCAGACCCTGGCGTACGCCCTGAACGACTCGCCAGTGGGTCAGCTCGCCTGGATCGTCGAGAAGCTGCACGAGTGGAGCGACTCGACAAAGGTCCCCGAGGAGGCGATCGACCGTGACCGGATCCTCACCAACGTGATGCTGTACTGGCTGACCGGCGCCGGCGCGTCGTCGGCCCACTTCTACTACGACAACGCCGAGCTGCTACCCATCGCCAAGACTCCCCCACCGCCCCCGCCGCCCCTGCCGGTGCCCCTGGGCGTGGCGATCTTCCCCCGCGACCCCGGGCAGCCGGTCCGGCGCTTCGCCGAGCGCGGCTTCCCGAACATCGTGCAGTGGACCGAGTTCGAGCGGGGTGGCCACTTCGCCGCCATGGAGCAGCCCGACCTACTGGTCGGTGACCTGCGCTCGTTCATCGCGACCCTGCGGAGCTGA
- a CDS encoding copper resistance CopC family protein, translating to MSRRTRLLIAAVLVLLPLGWLVAVTGRAPAVRLMGSSPADAQSLTTAPGEARLTLSAAADPALSHLSVVDSAGRRVDSGAVTAGPGDILRVPVRIDATGTYTVVYHVIGVSGGQTSGVIRFAVGTRASGAADVDAGHEHEHGVDGLSAVLLLINLVTVVVLAILLVRRPAPRRAPPR from the coding sequence GTGTCTCGTCGGACCCGCCTGCTCATCGCCGCCGTGCTGGTCCTGCTGCCGCTGGGTTGGCTCGTCGCGGTCACCGGCCGCGCGCCGGCGGTACGCCTCATGGGCAGCTCGCCCGCCGACGCGCAGAGCCTGACGACCGCACCTGGCGAGGCACGACTGACCCTGTCGGCGGCCGCCGACCCCGCGCTGTCGCACCTCTCGGTCGTCGACAGCGCGGGGCGGCGGGTGGACTCCGGTGCCGTGACCGCCGGGCCTGGCGACATCCTGCGCGTGCCCGTGCGCATCGACGCCACCGGCACGTACACGGTCGTCTACCACGTCATCGGCGTCTCCGGCGGGCAGACCAGCGGCGTCATCCGCTTCGCCGTCGGCACGCGGGCGTCCGGCGCCGCGGACGTGGACGCCGGGCACGAGCACGAGCACGGCGTCGACGGGCTCAGCGCGGTACTGCTCCTGATCAATCTCGTCACGGTGGTCGTCCTGGCGATCCTGCTTGTCCGCCGACCAGCGCCCCGCCGCGCACCTCCGCGCTAG